Below is a window of Chloroflexota bacterium DNA.
CTGGGCAACCGGTCGACCAACGTGGCGCCCCAGGGCTGCTATCGCTGCGCGGGCAAGGACGAATGGGTGGTTATCAGCGTGCGGGACGACGACGAATGGCGGCGGCTGGTGGAGACGATGGGGAGCCCCGCCTGGGCGACCGACGCACGCTTCGCCCACGTGACCGGTCGGCTGCGCCATCACGACGAGATCGACGCGAACATCGAGGCCTGGACGAGCGAGCTGGAAAACACAGACGTCGAGAATCGTCTGCAACGGGCAGGCGTGGCCACGGAACGGATGCGCCGGGTCAAAGACGTCATGGCGGACCCGAGGACCTCGAGCGTGTTCAAGACAATCGAAGATCCGCCCGGCTATCGATTCCCGGTCACGGGCGCGCCATTTGCGTTCAGCCGGAGCACGCTCACCCCGGTCGGATCCGCGGCGGCGTTGGGCGCGGACACGCATCCGGCGCTCCGCGAGTGGCTGGGCCTGTCGGACGAGGAGATCGAGTCCCTCGGACAAGCGGGAGCGCTGGTCTGATGGCCCGGGTCATCGATCTCACGAACCTGTCCGGGATCTACGCGACCCGCCTCCTCGCTGAGGTGGGGCACGACGTCATTCGGGTCGAGCCGCGGTCGGGTGACGCCATCCGACGCATGGGACCCTACCTGAAAGAGAAGCAGGACCTCGAGCACGGCGCGTTTCACCAGTTCCTGAATGCGGGGAAGCGCAGCCTAGCCCTCGACACCTCTACGGCCGCCGGACGCTGGATCCTGGATCGGCTCATCGGAACGGCGGACGTCGTCGTCGCCAATTCGCCTCTGCCGTTTGATGAAAACGCGATCACCAAAGCCAACCCGAAGCTGGTTCTCACCGCGGTCGTAGACGACAGCGATCCGGACATCTGCGCGTATGCGCGCTCGGGCCTGCTCTCGATCACCGGTCACCCCGGACAGCGCCCGACGCTGATGGGTGGCCGGGTCTACTACGCCGCAACCGGCGCCTACATTGGAGTCGCCACGGCAGCCGCCATCCTTGTTGCCCAGGAGACCGGGCAGGGGCAGACCGTTCGGGTTTCGATCATGGAGTGTCTGGAGTCGCTGTTTGAGCAGGCGATGGTCACGTACGCGTCCACCGGCAAATCCACCGAACGGCGGGGCTTCCGGGGGGCGGTCTCGGCCGTATCTGGCGCCTTCCCATGCGCCGACGGCTACTGGATGGTGAGCCTGTCGTCTTCGGCCGAGAACTGGAACCGGTTCATGAACTGGATGCAGGACCCAGTGCTGGCTGCCCAGCCGGAGCTGGCCGACGAGGCCGAGCGCAACGTCAAGCGGGACTTCATCCTTGACCGCATCGGGGCCTGGGCTGCCCAGTTCAAGAAGGACGATCTGGTGGTGGAGTCGCAGAGCCGTCACATTCCGTCGGCCCCGGTCACGACGCCCTTCGATCTGGCGCGGGATCCACAGCTGATCGATCGCGGCTTCCTGCAGACGGTGAATCACCCGGAGTTCGGCGAGGTCCTATTCCCCGTCGGCGCCATCGCCAGCCTGCGTGGCAGCAAGATCACACTGGCACCCACGCTGGGCCAGCACACGTCGGAGATCCTCGAGGAGCTCGGCTACGACGAGATCGATCGGCGTGCGCTGCTCGAGAGCGGAGTAGTCTGAGGTGACAGGCATTTGACGTCAACGGGCTGCGCGATCGTCGGCAGTGCCGAGACGGAAGTCGGCCGCGCTCTCGATCGAACCGGGCTGGACCTCAAGCTCGACGCCGCGACCAAAGCCATCCGCGACGCCGGGCTCACGAAGACGCAAATCGATGGCGTGGTCGCCTGGCAGCCCCGACGCGAGCCCGTCCCAAACCACTCGGCGTTCGTTGCGGAACAGCTTGGCATCGCACCGCGCTACGTGGCGGACATCAGCCTCGGAGGCGCCGCCTGCGCCTCGACGGTGGTCAGCGCGGTCGCCGCAATCCGGGCCGGTCTGGCCTCTACGGTGCTGTGCCTGGGCGGCGATGGCAAATCCTCGGTCGACGGGAAAGGCCGCCGCGGGCGTTTGGCGTCGCATCGTCAGGACTTTCGCAACCCCTACGGCGGAGAGGGCGCACCGATCCTGTATGGTCTCATGGCCCGGCGCCACATGCACGAGTATGGGACCACGTCGGAGCAATTGGGCGCGGTGGCGGTCGCCTGTCGGCGGCACGCGAGCCTCAACCCGAATTCTCAGATGCGGCAGCCCATCACCATCGCCGACCATCAGGCGTCGCCAATGGTCGTCGATCCACTGCGGCGGCTGGACTGCTCGCTGATCTCCGACGGCGCCGGCGCGGTAGTGGTCACGAGCGCCGAGCGGGCCCGCGACCTGCCCCACAAGGTCGTCCACATTCTCGGCATGGCGACCGCCTGCCGCTATGGCGACGTGACCTACCAGGCGTCGATGACCACGTCGGCTGCGGTCGAAGCGTCCAGGGCGGCGTTTGGAGCCGCTGGAATCACGCCGGAGGACGTCGACCTGGTCGAGCTGTATGACTGCTTCACCCACGTGGTCCTGATCCAGATCGAGGACTACGGCTTTTGCGCCAAAGGCGAGAGCGGGTCGTTCGTCGAGGGCGGGCGGATCGAGATCGGCGGCCAATTGCCGGTAAACACGCACGGCGGACTGCTCTCGCAGGCGCACGTTGGCGGGATGCTCCACATCACCGAGGGGGTGACCCAGATTCGGGGCGATGGCGGCGAGCGACAGGTCGAAAACGCGCGGATCGCGGTGGTGAGCGGCCAGTGTGGTGAGCTCGGCATCCATGTCACGCTGGTGCTGGGATCGGAGCGGACGTGAGACGCCCTCCCAAGCCACTCCCCATCGTCGACCACGACACAAAGGCGTACTGGGAGGGCTGCCTGCGGGGCGAGCTGCTCCTTCAGCGATGCTCGGCGTGCGGCGCGTTCCGCCACCCACCGAGCCCGATGTGTAGCGGCTGCCTCTCGACCGAGCACGAATGGGTGAGCGCGAAGGGCACGGGCACCGTCTATAGCTTTGTGATCGTTCGGCGAGCATTCCATCCGGCCTGGGAGACGGATGTCCCCTATGTGGTTGCCATCGTGGAGCTCGACGAGGGCCCCCACATCATGACGAACGTCACCGACATAGACCCCGATCAGATCGAGATAGGGATGGCGGTTCAAGTCTGGTTCGACCAGGCCTCGGATGCGATCGCGCTCCCCAAGTTCCGAACGCGTCAGGGAGTGACCGCATGCTGACGACAGAAGAGAACGAGCGACTGACCCGAGTCGGCCCGGGCACACCTGGCGGTGAACTGCTGCGCCGCTACTGGCAGCCGGTCGCCGGGCTGAACGAGCTGACCGACCAGCATCCGACAAAATTCGTGCGAGTGCTGGGCGAGGATCTGGTTCTGTTCCGCGACAGGCGTGGGCACGTCGGCCTCCTCTCCGACCACTGTGCGCACCGCGGCGCTTCCCTGCTCTACGGCCGCGTGGAGGAGCGGGGCATCTCCTGCGCCTATCACGGTTGGCTCTACGACACCGAGGGCAACTGCCTCGAGACCCCGGCTGAGCCCGAAGGCAGCAGGTTCCACCTCACGGTGAAGCAGAGGGCTTACCCGGTCGAGAAGCTGTTCGGTCTGTACTGGGCGTATCTCGGGCCGCTGCCGGCCCCGCCGATCCGTCGGCTAGACATCATGCAGTACCCGATCAAAGAAGTCTCCATGGAAATCGAGTACCAGGCGAATTGGGTCCAGGTCGTCGAGAACAACCTGGATGGCTCCCACATCTTCGTCCTGCA
It encodes the following:
- a CDS encoding CoA transferase, translating into MARVIDLTNLSGIYATRLLAEVGHDVIRVEPRSGDAIRRMGPYLKEKQDLEHGAFHQFLNAGKRSLALDTSTAAGRWILDRLIGTADVVVANSPLPFDENAITKANPKLVLTAVVDDSDPDICAYARSGLLSITGHPGQRPTLMGGRVYYAATGAYIGVATAAAILVAQETGQGQTVRVSIMECLESLFEQAMVTYASTGKSTERRGFRGAVSAVSGAFPCADGYWMVSLSSSAENWNRFMNWMQDPVLAAQPELADEAERNVKRDFILDRIGAWAAQFKKDDLVVESQSRHIPSAPVTTPFDLARDPQLIDRGFLQTVNHPEFGEVLFPVGAIASLRGSKITLAPTLGQHTSEILEELGYDEIDRRALLESGVV
- a CDS encoding Zn-ribbon domain-containing OB-fold protein; translated protein: MRRPPKPLPIVDHDTKAYWEGCLRGELLLQRCSACGAFRHPPSPMCSGCLSTEHEWVSAKGTGTVYSFVIVRRAFHPAWETDVPYVVAIVELDEGPHIMTNVTDIDPDQIEIGMAVQVWFDQASDAIALPKFRTRQGVTAC
- a CDS encoding thiolase family protein translates to MTSTGCAIVGSAETEVGRALDRTGLDLKLDAATKAIRDAGLTKTQIDGVVAWQPRREPVPNHSAFVAEQLGIAPRYVADISLGGAACASTVVSAVAAIRAGLASTVLCLGGDGKSSVDGKGRRGRLASHRQDFRNPYGGEGAPILYGLMARRHMHEYGTTSEQLGAVAVACRRHASLNPNSQMRQPITIADHQASPMVVDPLRRLDCSLISDGAGAVVVTSAERARDLPHKVVHILGMATACRYGDVTYQASMTTSAAVEASRAAFGAAGITPEDVDLVELYDCFTHVVLIQIEDYGFCAKGESGSFVEGGRIEIGGQLPVNTHGGLLSQAHVGGMLHITEGVTQIRGDGGERQVENARIAVVSGQCGELGIHVTLVLGSERT